The genome window AATGGATCAACATTTTTTGGTCTGTATCCTAAGGATGTAGGGAATCCTTTCATGGATGCTGGATTCGAGACtaacattttgtaatttgaaggATACTCTATGATTACATGCATTCATTTCTGCAAGCCTTGACgagcaaaattaaaactttgagaCAAGTTTAAGGCTTGTAACAACTCACACTTTTAGAAGAATtacataaaatctcatatgaaatgaacacaaatttaagaaatattttttttcacacaactacaaaaacctacatttcaaagaatcgCAAAGCAAATTGGATTGTGAAAATCCAGCAGAGTCCGCCATTTTATCCCATCATCCTCAAAATCCTGACATCCTGATATCAGGCCACCATTTTGGATTGATGAACATCAGTAAAAGTACATAAAAGATAGATATTATTTAACTCACCAGCTGTGATGCGGACTTCCTTTCTCATTATAGTAAAGTAACGTTCCACACTTCCCACCAGACATTCTCTTAAAACACTGTTTTGAGTTTCCACAAAAGCCTTATACAGAGCTACCAGTGGATAATGTGGCTTATAGCAAAGTCTGTTTAGGAgtattcttgttttatttttgatagtttCGTCTTTGTACTTAGTCTGCAATAAAAAGTAAAGacatgtaacaggagagaagaaaatgtagtggccagaccgggattcgaacccgggaccctccgaacactctATCCTAGTGCTCTagaccgactgagctacctggtcaccgatgatcgacccagtccaatcctgctacagatacgtacatgtacaactaGACATATACAGTTGTTAATTGTTACAATTTAAAAAGATTGCATTAGTTAGACAGGTGGTCAGTTTAATCAGGTGGCCACTTTAGTCAGGTGATATAAACCAAGGTTTTCATCCTAACTGTAAATCAATATAAAACTCAGATTTATAACTAGTAGTTTTTAGATCCcctgtataaatatttatatatcataccttGCAATTGACTGTAATTGATAGTTTACTTATACTCTTTTATAGATAgaaattaaaggcccactacctttccgaaatggtttttgatttttaaaatgggaatgtaaaaccagattgattattttgtaaagttgcaaaagttattaacttaacattaatactacacttattatcacctcctaaacaatttaattaaaataaataaaatgttaattttcataacgcgggtcgtcttatgtttccccccgtcatcctaaataccgcaCGGTAGTTGGCTATCATTgcggcagacggtaaaacagcgaaatgactctccattgttattatatattacgcaggaaatcttgcatatgtttggtgttgtaacctcatcttaggccatcggtatatattttctgaggttattaatgtttttaagaaatctacttattttgctccggaaaggtagtgggccattaagaaacattaattttaaatatcttGATCGATATTTTCATACACACTTTTAAAAAGTTTACTCCATATAAACTAATGTGCTTATATTAAGCATACCTTTATTTCATCCACATCAGTCTCAGTAAATACTGGTGGGGTACAGTCATAATGGAGATATTCAGCTATCATGTCAGGATTGTCTACATGTTGAACAATTTTACTAAAGTTTTTGGAAAGATCTCTCTTCCATCCATCCATCTGGAATAAATGTAGTGGTAAATAGATTAGGAGTTTATTTCTGACGATTTTAattctactttcgttttccaTAGGTCTACCTAACGAAACGATAcagtttttctaattttcatttttagcaaaaacaaaaatcaacatcAAAGTGCTTGAAATTTAAGAACTGATtgaaatcataaaatatataataaactaTAATCTATCACGGTACTTACGCTGTACGATTAATTAATTTGGTCAACGTGTGCGTTTTACATCCGCATTTGGAGTACTGTATAATATTAAAGACGGAGACGGAATGGCTACTGTCGGAAAACCAATAAGATAAAAATACCTAAAATATCGATCTTATTAATAAACTATATAAACTGACGTCTTATTTTTCagttaatatattatatatcagttAGTTTTGACAAGTAAAGTacaatttcataaattattaaTCTAAACATTGAAAATGCGGATTACTTTCACGGCGCGTCGGTTTTACTctttataatatactaactttCGTTTTTACTTCGTTTGTTTATTAGGGTGCGTTCATGTCGAGCAGGATGTTGTACAGAGACTCTGAATAAAGTAATCGGCCTGACAGGTAAAACGAAAAGTTGTGGTAGTAATGTCAATGGACAATGTCTTATATGCAGAACTTTTAAACTAGTTTTTTTTCTCGTCTTTTTATGTAGCCTACACTGTGTTACGTTAAAAGTTGCATCAGGACACTGTGAGATCGCCATACTTAgttgaaaatgaaagtaaacaattttaaatgaaaGCACCGTTCCACGAGCAATCAAATATTCTCAATTTCGGAAGTAGGACTAAATGATCTTGCGtacatgtttttgttgtaaataaGTACTTTATTGGGAGAGGAATATGTGGTTTTGAGGTACAATTGTCACGTGATTGTAGCTGTAACTTACAAATTCCTACAGATAAAACTGATCAAAATTCAGATGTGTAATATATCTCTGATTGTTCACTTTTGTATTAGGAATGTTGTGCCATTGTCCGATTTCAATATCGTGTCCGATTTCAATATAGTTACGTAGCACGAACATAACTAACTTACCATGTATTCCAATCCAATTActtgttatgtattttgttgTAGCAAGTCATATAGTCTCAAACTTCTTCTTTGGTTTATCACCATCCGTCAATAGTGTCGATTTTAGGTGAGTGATCGGCTCAGTGGCGTGGGGGGAAGGGGTTATATacagtgcattttttttttttttttttttctcttctggtgctggaatagataaaagtagataggttaaaaacatgataaaaatgaggtgtttatttgtgagtgggggcttcaagggctacgttgtttatgtttgccttgaagccctccagtgtagtgttttgtactgttgccacagggaggagattccagtATGTGATGGTGTGTGGGAAAAAGGAGTACTTAAATGTATCCTTTGTGGCTGCGATGTGTCTGTATGCATAGGGATGTGTGTGTCTAGTGCCGGTGTCTACAGGTGTTAGGTATTGTTCTGGGTTGATGGCAACGAGATGGTGTGTGATTTTATATAGGAGGATGAGTCGTGATTGTAGACGGCGTGTTTGTAGTGTTGGCCATTggagtgtgtataacatgtctgaGACTGAAGAAGTGTGATGATATCTGTTGTGTacatatcttgctgctctgcgttgagttttttctatttgttgtatttggccAGTATTGTGTGGGTCCCAGATAGAGGAGCAGTACTCTAGTTTGGGTCTAACAAGTGCTTTATATGCGTGTTCTTTAATGTGTGGTGAATTGATTGTGAGGTTTCGTTTTAGGAAACCTAGTGGACTAAATGATAGTGGCACAACCTCAAGTGGTATTTAtacaacatatttattataaaattgtgTATATTAATGAAAAAGTTTTGTGGAAAGAAATTGTTTGAGTTTTGTTTCCAAGACTCTTCAATGAATCaatgatatatcatatatgaaCATTTCCTGTAAAAGCTATAATGCAGAGATGAAACACCATATCCTGTCATTCATTTTGGTATATAATaaagtattttttgtttgttttttcccttctttttccatttttaaatcTTAGGGAGTAAAAATTGTCCTGATGTACCTgcgttttttattgtttattgaatACAGTTGAAGAACATTTATTACTGAAAAAGGCATGCCATGCTTGTGTTAAAACTGTTGTGTCTGCTAGATGCTATCTGGCACAATGtgcttattttcaaaaaaaccTTCTTAAAATAATAGagtcaattttaattttgtttgtgtaTACAAGTATAGCAGGATTATCTCTAGACTtagaacaaatatacatatgtacgtacCGGTCCTACTATATAGTTTACTTTAAGCTTTAATTCAgccgggtacgaaatggtgccaatgtgtcctagtggagcactgcctcagaaaatcacccgggcacaattttctatactttcaTTTAgttttccaattattttatatgtatacatgcatttatatactacttttgtccaaaacaaacataacgacCATTCTTTAAATATCTACTGTACAACTCACAAGaggtcaaattcacaatttgtagacttgccgtataattgtctaatgaaatttgaaaaggccttcatatctatatatatgtcaaaaaaaacaagtacgataaaatgcatacaaactTTGCTCAATCCATCagtagtacatgtattaggTACCAATTGTTGATCTAAAGATGATATCATTATCTGTCAagaagtcttttgagctacaatagtGCTGTTAGATTAtactgggtcaatcatcggtgaccaggtacaaAGCTCACTGGGTCAATCAACAGTGACCAGGTACAAAGCTcactgggtcaatcatcggtgaccaggtacaaAGCTCACTGGGTCAATCATTGGTGACCATGCAGGTACAAAGCTCACTGGGTCAATCATTGGTGACCACGTACAAAGCTcactgggtcaatcatcggtGACAACGTACAAAGCTCACTGGGTCAATCATTGGTGACCACGTACAAAGCTCAGTGTCAGTGACGTGTTGAACCTGCCACCAATCCAAAGTTTTTGTATCTGCCTTCTTAGTAAACCTgaactttataaatatatattacacaattGTGGCCATTTGTGGAGGGATATATCTAGAATCGTCTCCcttgaaagagttattttctcaagGGCAAGGGGAAAGTTTGAAAGGAGGTCCAGGAGAGTTTCCCTctgggaaaaaaatgaaaatttatatttcaaatggtGCCATTTGTTGCCATTTGGTTGcttatagcagtttttgtgtGATCTATCAATATGCAAAATAGTTTACACCAAATGAGTCATgttgatatatctgtatattaaatatatttgtgatgtcataggaaattaaatcatattttaaaataaggaCTCGTCATTCCCAGTTATGTAAGTTATCTTTACTGCTAAATGTTGAATGAATGTGCACTTACTGACCTGGAAGATATGGAATTTATCCCA of Argopecten irradians isolate NY chromosome 7, Ai_NY, whole genome shotgun sequence contains these proteins:
- the LOC138326811 gene encoding caspase-8-like → MDGWKRDLSKNFSKIVQHVDNPDMIAEYLHYDCTPPVFTETDVDEIKTKYKDETIKNKTRILLNRLCYKPHYPLVALYKAFVETQNSVLRECLVGSVERYFTIMRKEVRITADKLPLTESDWQTLHQSDVVTCQVHSADLVQTHKITDGNYLMTEDIRGRAIIINNSNFEKKTQKRLGSEKDIELLTKTFQQLHFNVKVYEELSAEVSTILHNIKV